A single window of Anopheles moucheti chromosome 2, idAnoMoucSN_F20_07, whole genome shotgun sequence DNA harbors:
- the LOC128299753 gene encoding rab11 family-interacting protein 4B isoform X2: protein MNWHRLSDKLSPLKMMTTTKKVDYLSTTPTSTTTPSSTSQPDSLDLDYDMWQGQFEFVGPTVVVPMNAVNGSSSSSSIIGFTSLDKQSRTSSSSLEDLRLNGYIPPDQPVLIDEETFLSLHPNDFPSSGPQSGFFLDDYGNPNQNGNAHETYQLNNNSITANGNVSGGILNIKMLNNKTNNLISSSTIEEKNAKNNLINNNLKLINDNPELGNKYILKSSNSSSKMSDLIKTDLCDNLNEQLEILQRQVTNLADTQSNVDDRTSRTKTEYAVLQARYHMLEEQLRETELRAEERLAEEQKRHRELLARVEREAKLQNENCQIRIRTMEMEVTGLREEIQRLRLQSDKQAADLHATEEKLEKARDSLMISQQDLVEARAEEKKHRADKQAAEELMVELGKECERLRSERGPALPTTSPESLRLEELHQEMDELRQKNKSLEEANEELQAMMLTRSVEEGRNLLNGTSNSLAQELEAMSQNQLQVAFQEKEDENRRLKHYIDTMLLNVVENYPQLLEVKAA from the exons ATGAATTGGCACCGACTTAGTGACAAACTTTCTCCGCTAAAAATGATGACTACCACGAAGAAAGTCGACTACCTGTCGACGACACCAACATCGACTACGACGCCCTCCTCCACCAGCCAACCGGACAGTCTGGATCTAGACTACGATATGTGGCAGGGTCAGTTTGAGTTCGTTGGTCCCACcgttgttgtgccgatgaaCGCTGTGaacggtagcagcagcagcagcagcatcatcggcTTCACGTCGCTCGACAAGCAGTCGCGCACGTCCTCATCTAGTCTAGAAGATTTACGCTTAAACGGGTACATCCCACCCGATCAGCCGGTGCTGATCGACGAGGAAACGTTCCTCAGCCTGCATCCAAATGACTTCCCTTCGTCCGGACCTCAGTCGGGATTTTTCCTGGACGATTACGGTAACCCAAACCAAAACGGAAACGCGCACGAGACATACCAGCTGAACAACAATAGCATTACAGCGAACGGTAATGTGAGCGGCGGCATACTCAACATCAAAATgctcaacaacaaaacgaacaaccTCATCAGCTCGAGTACGATCGAGGAGAAGAACGCCAAAAACAACCTAATCAACAATAATCTAAAGCTGATCAATGACAATCCGGAGCTGGGCAATAAGTACATTTTAAAATCGAGCAACAGTAGCAGTAAAATGAGCGATCTAATCAAGACCGACTTATGTGATAATTTAAACGAACAA CTGGAAATACTACAACGGCAAGTCACCAATCTGGCAGATACCCAGAGCAATGTCGACGACCGTACGAGTAGAACCAAAACAGAATATGCCGTTCTTCAGGCTCGTTATCACATGCTGGAAGAACAGTTGAGAGAG ACTGAGTTACGAGCGGAAGAACGATTGGCCGAAGAACAAAAGCGTCACCGGGAGCTATTGGCCCGTGTCGAACGGGAGGCAAAGCTGCAGAATGAAAACTGCCAGATCCGGATACGTACAATGGAGATGGAAGTAACCGGGTTGCGCGAGGAGATACAGCGATTGCGTTTGCAAAGTGACAAACAGGCGGCCGATTTGCATGCGACCGAAGAGAAGCTGGAGAAAGCCCGCGACTCGCTGATGATCTCTCAGCAAGATCTCGTTGAGGCGAGAGCAGAAGAAAAGAA ACATCGAGCAGATAAGCAGGCGGCCGAGGAACTGATGGTAGAGTTGGGCAAAGAGTGTGAACGGCTTCGTTCTGAGCGTGGGCCCGCGCTGCCCACGACTTCGCCAGAGTCTCTTCGACTTGAGGAACTACATCAGGAAATGGACGAATTGCGTCAGAAAAATAAGTCACTGGAAGAAGCGAACGAAGAACTTCAGGCTATGATGCTGACGCGCAGTGTCGAAGAAGGGCGCAATCTTCTGAACGGCACATCGAACAGTTTGGCCCAAGAGCTAGAAGCCATGAGCCAGAACCAG CTGCAGGTGGCATTTCAGGAAAAGGAAGATGAAAACCGACGACTGAAGCATTACATCGACACGATGTTGTTAAACGTGGTGGAAAACTATCCGCAGTTGCTAGAAGTGAAAGCCGCTTGA
- the LOC128299753 gene encoding rab11 family-interacting protein 4B isoform X1: protein MNWHRLSDKLSPLKMMTTTKKVDYLSTTPTSTTTPSSTSQPDSLDLDYDMWQGQFEFVGPTVVVPMNAVNGSSSSSSIIGFTSLDKQSRTSSSSLEDLRLNGYIPPDQPVLIDEETFLSLHPNDFPSSGPQSGFFLDDYGNPNQNGNAHETYQLNNNSITANGNVSGGILNIKMLNNKTNNLISSSTIEEKNAKNNLINNNLKLINDNPELGNKYILKSSNSSSKMSDLIKTDLCDNLNEQLEILQRQVTNLADTQSNVDDRTSRTKTEYAVLQARYHMLEEQLRETELRAEERLAEEQKRHRELLARVEREAKLQNENCQIRIRTMEMEVTGLREEIQRLRLQSDKQAADLHATEEKLEKARDSLMISQQDLVEARAEEKKHRADKQAAEELMVELGKECERLRSERGPALPTTSPESLRLEELHQEMDELRQKNKSLEEANEELQAMMLTRSVEEGRNLLNGTSNSLAQELEAMSQNQDTVDSTTLASLTQLQVAFQEKEDENRRLKHYIDTMLLNVVENYPQLLEVKAA, encoded by the exons ATGAATTGGCACCGACTTAGTGACAAACTTTCTCCGCTAAAAATGATGACTACCACGAAGAAAGTCGACTACCTGTCGACGACACCAACATCGACTACGACGCCCTCCTCCACCAGCCAACCGGACAGTCTGGATCTAGACTACGATATGTGGCAGGGTCAGTTTGAGTTCGTTGGTCCCACcgttgttgtgccgatgaaCGCTGTGaacggtagcagcagcagcagcagcatcatcggcTTCACGTCGCTCGACAAGCAGTCGCGCACGTCCTCATCTAGTCTAGAAGATTTACGCTTAAACGGGTACATCCCACCCGATCAGCCGGTGCTGATCGACGAGGAAACGTTCCTCAGCCTGCATCCAAATGACTTCCCTTCGTCCGGACCTCAGTCGGGATTTTTCCTGGACGATTACGGTAACCCAAACCAAAACGGAAACGCGCACGAGACATACCAGCTGAACAACAATAGCATTACAGCGAACGGTAATGTGAGCGGCGGCATACTCAACATCAAAATgctcaacaacaaaacgaacaaccTCATCAGCTCGAGTACGATCGAGGAGAAGAACGCCAAAAACAACCTAATCAACAATAATCTAAAGCTGATCAATGACAATCCGGAGCTGGGCAATAAGTACATTTTAAAATCGAGCAACAGTAGCAGTAAAATGAGCGATCTAATCAAGACCGACTTATGTGATAATTTAAACGAACAA CTGGAAATACTACAACGGCAAGTCACCAATCTGGCAGATACCCAGAGCAATGTCGACGACCGTACGAGTAGAACCAAAACAGAATATGCCGTTCTTCAGGCTCGTTATCACATGCTGGAAGAACAGTTGAGAGAG ACTGAGTTACGAGCGGAAGAACGATTGGCCGAAGAACAAAAGCGTCACCGGGAGCTATTGGCCCGTGTCGAACGGGAGGCAAAGCTGCAGAATGAAAACTGCCAGATCCGGATACGTACAATGGAGATGGAAGTAACCGGGTTGCGCGAGGAGATACAGCGATTGCGTTTGCAAAGTGACAAACAGGCGGCCGATTTGCATGCGACCGAAGAGAAGCTGGAGAAAGCCCGCGACTCGCTGATGATCTCTCAGCAAGATCTCGTTGAGGCGAGAGCAGAAGAAAAGAA ACATCGAGCAGATAAGCAGGCGGCCGAGGAACTGATGGTAGAGTTGGGCAAAGAGTGTGAACGGCTTCGTTCTGAGCGTGGGCCCGCGCTGCCCACGACTTCGCCAGAGTCTCTTCGACTTGAGGAACTACATCAGGAAATGGACGAATTGCGTCAGAAAAATAAGTCACTGGAAGAAGCGAACGAAGAACTTCAGGCTATGATGCTGACGCGCAGTGTCGAAGAAGGGCGCAATCTTCTGAACGGCACATCGAACAGTTTGGCCCAAGAGCTAGAAGCCATGAGCCAGAACCAG GATACCGTTGATTCGACCACTTTAGCGTCATTAACACAG CTGCAGGTGGCATTTCAGGAAAAGGAAGATGAAAACCGACGACTGAAGCATTACATCGACACGATGTTGTTAAACGTGGTGGAAAACTATCCGCAGTTGCTAGAAGTGAAAGCCGCTTGA
- the LOC128299753 gene encoding rab11 family-interacting protein 3 isoform X12 yields the protein MYSDVSLEDVQDINHKLEILQRQVTNLADTQSNVDDRTSRTKTEYAVLQARYHMLEEQLRETELRAEERLAEEQKRHRELLARVEREAKLQNENCQIRIRTMEMEVTGLREEIQRLRLQSDKQAADLHATEEKLEKARDSLMISQQDLVEARAEEKKHRADKQAAEELMVELGKECERLRSERGPALPTTSPESLRLEELHQEMDELRQKNKSLEEANEELQAMMLTRSVEEGRNLLNGTSNSLAQELEAMSQNQDTVDSTTLASLTQLQVAFQEKEDENRRLKHYIDTMLLNVVENYPQLLEVKAA from the exons CTGGAAATACTACAACGGCAAGTCACCAATCTGGCAGATACCCAGAGCAATGTCGACGACCGTACGAGTAGAACCAAAACAGAATATGCCGTTCTTCAGGCTCGTTATCACATGCTGGAAGAACAGTTGAGAGAG ACTGAGTTACGAGCGGAAGAACGATTGGCCGAAGAACAAAAGCGTCACCGGGAGCTATTGGCCCGTGTCGAACGGGAGGCAAAGCTGCAGAATGAAAACTGCCAGATCCGGATACGTACAATGGAGATGGAAGTAACCGGGTTGCGCGAGGAGATACAGCGATTGCGTTTGCAAAGTGACAAACAGGCGGCCGATTTGCATGCGACCGAAGAGAAGCTGGAGAAAGCCCGCGACTCGCTGATGATCTCTCAGCAAGATCTCGTTGAGGCGAGAGCAGAAGAAAAGAA ACATCGAGCAGATAAGCAGGCGGCCGAGGAACTGATGGTAGAGTTGGGCAAAGAGTGTGAACGGCTTCGTTCTGAGCGTGGGCCCGCGCTGCCCACGACTTCGCCAGAGTCTCTTCGACTTGAGGAACTACATCAGGAAATGGACGAATTGCGTCAGAAAAATAAGTCACTGGAAGAAGCGAACGAAGAACTTCAGGCTATGATGCTGACGCGCAGTGTCGAAGAAGGGCGCAATCTTCTGAACGGCACATCGAACAGTTTGGCCCAAGAGCTAGAAGCCATGAGCCAGAACCAG GATACCGTTGATTCGACCACTTTAGCGTCATTAACACAG CTGCAGGTGGCATTTCAGGAAAAGGAAGATGAAAACCGACGACTGAAGCATTACATCGACACGATGTTGTTAAACGTGGTGGAAAACTATCCGCAGTTGCTAGAAGTGAAAGCCGCTTGA